A genomic region of Roseateles amylovorans contains the following coding sequences:
- a CDS encoding DUF1841 family protein: MFAPSQLEVRRFFCETYRKRRDSMPLTPMEAIAADWIDQHPEYHDDLSDTEAALAAVYTVEEGRTNPFLHLSMHLSLIEQHQIDQPRGVRQALDLLAARRQSLHEAHHEAMECLGEMIWTSQRSGLPPDGHAYLDCLRRKATR, translated from the coding sequence ATGTTTGCACCTTCCCAACTCGAGGTCCGGCGCTTCTTCTGCGAGACCTATCGCAAGCGCCGCGACAGCATGCCGCTGACGCCGATGGAGGCCATCGCGGCCGACTGGATCGACCAGCACCCGGAGTATCACGACGACCTGTCCGACACCGAAGCCGCGCTGGCGGCGGTCTATACCGTCGAAGAAGGCCGGACCAATCCCTTCCTGCATCTGTCGATGCACCTGAGCCTGATCGAGCAGCACCAGATCGACCAGCCGCGCGGCGTGCGCCAAGCGCTGGACCTGCTGGCGGCGCGTCGGCAATCGCTGCATGAGGCCCATCATGAAGCGATGGAATGCCTGGGCGAGATGATCTGGACCTCGCAGCGCAGCGGCCTGCCGCCGGACGGGCATGCCTACCTCGATTGCCTGCGGCGCAAGGCGACGCGTTGA
- a CDS encoding NAD(P)H-dependent oxidoreductase, with protein MAPAGGPGTPASGPSPSAQAPILILAAHPDLAHSHVTRAMLSAVHGLPNVRVRDLYALYPDYSIDVHAEQEALRDAELLVWLHPMHWYGMPALMKLWVDEVLSVGFAYGSEGHALHGKDLWLVMSTGGSAHSYSAEGYNRHPVDDFLLPYAQTAALCGMRFLPPLMVHGAQRANEAEIRAHAQRFVEGLRELPQWCEMQPEPAQEEVPNEDRPASQEGVPV; from the coding sequence CTGGCACCCGCTGGCGGGCCCGGGACTCCCGCCTCGGGGCCCAGCCCTTCTGCCCAGGCACCGATCCTGATCCTGGCGGCTCATCCCGACCTGGCGCATTCCCATGTAACCCGCGCCATGCTGTCCGCCGTCCACGGCCTGCCGAATGTGCGGGTGCGGGATCTGTATGCGCTCTATCCGGACTACTCGATCGACGTGCACGCCGAACAGGAAGCCTTGCGCGACGCGGAGCTGCTGGTCTGGCTGCACCCGATGCATTGGTACGGCATGCCGGCGCTGATGAAGCTGTGGGTGGACGAGGTGCTGAGCGTGGGCTTTGCCTACGGCAGCGAAGGCCATGCGCTGCATGGCAAGGACCTGTGGCTGGTCATGTCGACCGGCGGCAGCGCCCATTCCTACAGCGCCGAGGGCTACAACCGCCATCCGGTCGACGACTTCCTGCTCCCCTACGCCCAGACCGCTGCCCTGTGCGGCATGCGCTTCCTGCCGCCACTGATGGTGCACGGCGCGCAGCGCGCCAATGAGGCGGAGATCCGCGCCCATGCGCAGCGCTTCGTCGAGGGCCTGCGAGAACTGCCGCAGTGGTGCGAGATGCAGCCCGAGCCCGCCCAGGAGGAAGTCCCCAACGAGGACCGCCCCGCCAGTCAGGAAGGAGTGCCGGTCTGA
- a CDS encoding ParA family protein, translated as MPVILVANPKGGVGKSTLASNIAGYLAHRGHAVMLGDIDRQQSSARWLAQRPATLPLVRGWALESTEQLRTPKEVTHAVLDTPAGLHGKKLAQALKVATRVVVPLQPSLFDIQATYDFVRELQDAWSDRGATAPAVGLVAMRVREGTLSRQQLQQFIDQLGLPLLAELRDTQNYVQLAARGLTLWDIAPGRVARDLAQWHELCAWLERPSIP; from the coding sequence ATGCCCGTCATCCTGGTCGCCAACCCCAAAGGCGGGGTTGGCAAGAGCACGCTGGCCAGCAACATCGCGGGATATCTCGCGCATCGCGGTCATGCGGTCATGCTGGGCGACATCGATCGCCAGCAGTCATCGGCCCGCTGGCTGGCCCAGCGGCCGGCCACGCTGCCGCTGGTCCGCGGCTGGGCGCTCGAATCCACCGAGCAGTTGCGCACCCCCAAGGAGGTGACGCATGCGGTGCTCGACACCCCCGCCGGCCTGCACGGCAAGAAGCTGGCGCAGGCGCTCAAGGTCGCGACCCGCGTGGTGGTGCCGCTGCAACCGAGCCTGTTTGACATCCAGGCGACATACGACTTCGTGCGCGAGCTGCAAGATGCGTGGTCGGATCGCGGAGCGACCGCACCCGCCGTCGGCCTGGTGGCCATGCGGGTGCGCGAGGGCACGCTGTCCCGGCAGCAACTGCAGCAGTTCATCGACCAGCTCGGCCTGCCGTTGCTGGCCGAGTTGCGTGACACGCAGAACTATGTGCAACTGGCCGCGCGCGGTCTGACGCTGTGGGACATCGCACCGGGCCGTGTGGCCCGTGATCTGGCGCAATGGCACGAGTTGTGTGCCTGGCTGGAGCGTCCCTCGATCCCTTGA
- a CDS encoding flagellar hook assembly protein FlgD, with amino-acid sequence MDYSTLNVNSSTSKTTPTAAQSSGAADTQDRFLKLLVAQMQNQDPMNPMDNAAVTTQLAQIQTVTGVGTLNNSIQNLAGQFTQMQALQSVSLVGRTVTLPGNQLSVENGKANLSFDLAGNADAVKLEVLNGAGNVIATEDLGKLKGGNQTYTWDASKSPETTNLRYRITASNGGVAVGATTLTRDVVRAVNTSGSTLQLELKNSGIVDYDQVRSLG; translated from the coding sequence ATGGACTACTCGACCCTCAACGTCAATTCCAGCACCAGCAAGACGACCCCCACCGCGGCCCAGAGCAGCGGTGCGGCCGACACGCAGGACCGCTTCCTGAAGCTGCTGGTGGCGCAGATGCAGAACCAGGATCCGATGAATCCGATGGACAACGCCGCGGTCACGACCCAGCTCGCGCAGATCCAGACGGTCACCGGCGTGGGCACGCTCAACAACAGCATCCAGAACCTGGCCGGCCAGTTCACCCAGATGCAGGCGCTGCAGAGCGTCAGCCTGGTGGGCCGCACCGTGACCCTGCCGGGCAACCAGCTCTCGGTGGAGAACGGCAAGGCCAATCTCAGCTTCGACCTCGCCGGCAATGCCGACGCCGTCAAGCTGGAAGTGCTCAACGGCGCCGGCAACGTGATCGCCACCGAAGACCTCGGCAAGCTCAAGGGCGGCAACCAGACCTACACCTGGGACGCCAGCAAGAGCCCCGAAACCACCAACCTGCGCTACCGCATCACCGCCTCGAACGGCGGGGTGGCGGTCGGCGCCACCACCCTGACCCGCGACGTGGTGCGCGCGGTCAACACCAGCGGCAGCACGCTGCAGCTGGAGCTGAAGAACTCGGGCATCGTCGATTACGACCAGGTCCGCTCCCTCGGCTGA
- the flgA gene encoding flagellar basal body P-ring formation chaperone FlgA, producing the protein MSTRPHAYAPVQGHTHAPAVPGRMAAVLLTALLMVGGIPAARAQAQSPTQNQYQTQAQAQAQTQTQTQAQAQAQSPVAGAAGSPTALSAVAAGGHGAVDDALQQRLQMLAMAGARQVAPTQARVEVELGRLDPRLRLAPCEQIQPYLPPGLRMWGRTRIGLRCLSGPTKWNVSLPLTIKVYGQAYVSVADLPVGTELTSDHLRLAEIDIAGDAGAIYTQPDAWQGRRLAKPLAAGEALRSSDLKLRQWVQPGDRVQVLATGQGYAVAGEGQAIGVGLEGQDVRVRFDNGRMVTGRTVGERRVEVPL; encoded by the coding sequence ATGTCGACACGCCCGCACGCCTACGCGCCCGTCCAGGGGCACACCCACGCGCCAGCCGTTCCAGGTCGGATGGCGGCCGTGTTGCTGACTGCGCTGCTCATGGTTGGCGGGATCCCAGCGGCGCGCGCTCAGGCGCAGAGCCCGACCCAGAACCAGTACCAGACGCAGGCCCAGGCCCAGGCCCAGACCCAGACCCAGACCCAGGCCCAGGCCCAGGCCCAATCGCCGGTCGCGGGCGCCGCAGGCAGCCCGACCGCCCTCTCCGCGGTAGCAGCCGGCGGCCACGGCGCGGTCGACGACGCCCTGCAGCAGCGCCTGCAGATGCTCGCCATGGCCGGCGCCCGTCAGGTGGCGCCGACCCAGGCCCGGGTGGAAGTCGAATTGGGGCGGCTCGATCCCCGCCTGCGCCTGGCGCCGTGCGAGCAGATCCAGCCCTATCTGCCGCCCGGCCTGCGCATGTGGGGCCGCACCCGGATCGGGCTGCGCTGCCTGTCGGGCCCGACCAAATGGAATGTCAGCCTGCCGCTGACCATCAAGGTGTACGGCCAGGCCTATGTCTCGGTGGCCGATCTGCCGGTGGGCACCGAATTGACTTCAGACCATCTGCGTTTGGCCGAAATAGACATTGCCGGTGATGCCGGCGCGATCTACACCCAGCCGGACGCCTGGCAGGGACGTCGGCTGGCCAAGCCCTTGGCGGCCGGTGAGGCCTTGCGGTCGTCCGATCTGAAGCTTCGCCAGTGGGTGCAGCCGGGCGACCGGGTGCAGGTGCTGGCCACCGGACAGGGCTATGCCGTGGCCGGCGAAGGCCAGGCCATCGGTGTGGGTCTCGAAGGACAGGATGTGAGGGTGCGCTTCGACAATGGGCGCATGGTCACCGGCCGTACGGTGGGAGAACGTCGGGTGGAGGTGCCGCTGTGA
- the flgE gene encoding flagellar hook protein FlgE, which produces MSFQQGLSGLNASSKSLEVIGHNIANAQTYGAKSSRAEFADMYATALNGAGTNQIGIGVQIQAVAQQFTQGSITVTENPMDLAINGSGFFQVSDGKSPTLYTRNGQFKVDKDGFIVNNDQLKLMGYPADANGVIQPGLAQALKLPTGGIDPKQTGDITMEFNLDSRAPATAAYDLTDPADPNSAKIDKLGITLKDPKTYNNATSMTVYDAKGQPVAVTMYYQRANNDDANGNTVWNVYVTANGSAVQYDAQGNPIETSDGTPGGDPLTPFTQVTFLPTGGKPVSPGPSEFLNLKIPAGVNSQGAPTLSIPPPPADLSDPSVQGVSLDIRNATENGSNFAVTDLTQDGYAPGQLVGIKLENNGIVTASYSNGESKPAGQVELANFRNPQGLQPLGGNMWSRSNASGSPVVGVPGDGNLGSLNPGSLEESNVDLTSELVNMVTTQRVYQANAQTIKTQDQVLQTLVNLR; this is translated from the coding sequence ATGAGCTTTCAACAAGGCCTCTCCGGACTGAACGCCTCCAGCAAGAGCCTGGAAGTGATCGGACACAACATCGCCAATGCCCAGACCTACGGCGCGAAATCCTCGCGTGCGGAGTTCGCGGACATGTATGCCACCGCGCTCAACGGCGCCGGCACCAACCAGATCGGCATCGGTGTGCAGATCCAGGCGGTGGCCCAGCAGTTCACGCAGGGCAGCATCACCGTCACCGAGAACCCGATGGATCTGGCCATCAACGGCAGCGGCTTCTTCCAGGTCAGCGACGGCAAGAGCCCCACGCTCTACACCCGCAACGGCCAGTTCAAGGTCGACAAGGACGGCTTCATCGTCAACAACGACCAGCTCAAGCTGATGGGTTACCCGGCTGACGCCAACGGCGTGATCCAGCCCGGCCTGGCCCAGGCGCTGAAGCTGCCCACCGGCGGCATCGACCCCAAGCAGACCGGCGACATCACGATGGAGTTCAACCTGGACTCCCGCGCGCCGGCCACCGCCGCGTATGACCTGACCGATCCGGCGGATCCGAACTCGGCCAAGATCGACAAGCTGGGCATCACGCTCAAGGATCCGAAGACCTACAACAACGCCACCTCGATGACGGTGTATGACGCCAAGGGTCAGCCGGTCGCGGTGACGATGTACTACCAACGCGCCAACAACGACGACGCCAACGGCAACACCGTCTGGAACGTCTACGTCACCGCCAACGGCAGCGCGGTGCAGTACGACGCCCAGGGCAATCCGATCGAGACCAGCGACGGCACACCCGGCGGCGACCCGCTGACCCCGTTCACCCAGGTCACCTTCCTGCCCACCGGCGGCAAGCCGGTGTCGCCCGGCCCGAGCGAATTCCTGAACCTGAAGATTCCCGCCGGCGTGAACTCTCAGGGCGCGCCCACGCTGTCCATCCCGCCTCCGCCGGCCGACCTGTCGGACCCGTCGGTCCAGGGCGTGTCGCTGGACATCCGCAACGCCACGGAAAACGGCTCCAACTTCGCGGTCACCGACCTGACCCAGGACGGCTACGCCCCCGGCCAGTTGGTCGGCATCAAGCTGGAGAACAACGGCATCGTCACCGCCAGCTATTCCAACGGCGAGTCCAAGCCAGCCGGCCAGGTGGAACTGGCGAACTTCCGCAATCCGCAAGGACTGCAGCCGCTGGGCGGCAACATGTGGTCGCGCAGCAATGCGTCGGGCTCGCCGGTGGTCGGCGTGCCGGGCGACGGCAACCTGGGCTCGCTCAATCCCGGATCGCTGGAAGAGTCCAATGTGGACCTGACCTCCGAGCTGGTGAACATGGTCACGACGCAGCGCGTCTACCAGGCCAATGCCCAGACCATCAAGACCCAGGACCAGGTGCTCCAGACCCTGGTCAACCTGCGCTGA
- the flgF gene encoding flagellar basal-body rod protein FlgF, with amino-acid sequence MDRMIYLSMSGAQAAMSRQDVLANNLANASTNGFRAELQAFRSVPIRGDGASTRAFSLETTTGHDLAPGPMQTTDRNLDVAMKGRSWMAVQALDGTEAYTRAGSLDVDQDGVLRMRNGLQVLGDGGAITVPPNSTVEIGDDGTVVAKSGNQRPVNIGRIKLVTEDGRFTRRDDGLFTAAGGDPLPADPAARLKSGALEGSNVSPVETMVSMIAAARQFEQQMKMLSIAQTHGQAASKLLSDN; translated from the coding sequence ATGGACCGCATGATCTATCTGTCGATGAGCGGCGCGCAGGCGGCGATGTCACGTCAGGACGTGCTGGCCAACAACCTGGCCAATGCGTCGACCAACGGCTTCCGGGCCGAGCTGCAGGCCTTCCGCTCGGTGCCGATCCGCGGCGACGGCGCCTCCACCCGCGCCTTCTCGCTGGAGACCACCACCGGGCACGACCTCGCGCCCGGCCCGATGCAGACCACCGACCGCAACCTGGATGTGGCGATGAAGGGCCGCTCCTGGATGGCCGTGCAGGCGCTGGACGGCACCGAGGCCTACACCCGGGCCGGTTCGCTGGATGTCGACCAGGACGGCGTGCTGCGCATGCGCAACGGCCTGCAGGTGCTGGGCGACGGCGGCGCGATCACCGTGCCGCCGAATTCCACGGTCGAGATCGGCGACGACGGCACCGTGGTCGCCAAGAGCGGCAACCAGCGTCCGGTGAACATCGGCCGCATCAAGCTGGTGACCGAGGACGGCCGCTTCACCCGCCGCGACGACGGTCTCTTCACCGCGGCCGGCGGCGACCCGTTGCCCGCCGACCCGGCCGCCCGGCTCAAGTCTGGCGCGCTGGAAGGCTCCAACGTGAGCCCGGTGGAAACCATGGTCAGCATGATCGCCGCCGCCCGACAGTTCGAGCAGCAGATGAAGATGCTGTCGATCGCCCAGACCCACGGACAGGCCGCTTCCAAGCTGCTGTCCGACAACTGA
- the flgM gene encoding flagellar biosynthesis anti-sigma factor FlgM produces MKIGNSPELQAYTKVGNERTGASDAGRAPAKTAKAEAGSQVELSSAASSLIAGAAGDDGSFDTEKVQRIADAISKGQFTINSEAIADKLIANASEMVARATPH; encoded by the coding sequence ATGAAGATCGGTAACAGCCCTGAACTACAGGCCTACACCAAGGTAGGCAACGAGCGCACCGGCGCTTCGGACGCCGGACGTGCGCCCGCCAAGACCGCGAAGGCGGAGGCCGGCTCGCAGGTGGAACTGTCCAGCGCGGCCAGCAGCCTGATTGCGGGTGCGGCGGGTGATGACGGCAGCTTTGACACCGAGAAGGTGCAGCGCATCGCCGACGCCATCTCCAAGGGTCAGTTCACCATCAATTCCGAGGCGATCGCCGACAAGCTGATCGCCAACGCGAGCGAGATGGTCGCTCGTGCGACGCCGCATTGA
- the flgC gene encoding flagellar basal body rod protein FlgC — protein sequence MSMFNIFHISGSAVSAQSQRLNAVASNMANADTVAGTDGQAYKARQVVFQSVMAQNGTDPTDVGVQVVSVQENQQPGRRIHDPSHQLADADGYVTYSNVNSVEEMVNMISASRSYQNNLEVMGTAKSLLLKTLQMGQG from the coding sequence ATGTCGATGTTCAACATCTTCCACATCTCCGGCAGCGCCGTCAGCGCCCAGAGCCAGCGGCTGAATGCGGTGGCCAGCAACATGGCCAATGCCGACACCGTCGCCGGTACCGACGGCCAGGCCTACAAGGCCCGCCAGGTGGTGTTCCAGAGCGTGATGGCCCAGAACGGCACCGATCCGACCGATGTCGGCGTGCAGGTGGTCTCCGTCCAGGAAAACCAGCAGCCCGGCCGCCGCATCCACGACCCCAGCCATCAGCTCGCCGACGCCGACGGCTATGTCACCTACAGCAATGTGAATTCGGTGGAGGAGATGGTCAACATGATCTCGGCCTCCCGCTCCTACCAGAACAACCTGGAAGTGATGGGCACCGCCAAGTCGCTGCTGCTCAAGACCCTGCAGATGGGCCAGGGCTGA
- the kefC gene encoding glutathione-regulated potassium-efflux system protein KefC — MEAHGNWLMTPLVLLAAAVLAVPLARGLKLGAILGYLVAGVLLGPQVLGLISHPATVLEIGEFGVVLMMFLVGLELEPKRLWAMRRPIFGWGSAQMLGCAALLLAPAFWLDADWHAAVIAALGLAMSSTAVALSTLNEKNLGGTRAGQSVISVALLQDIAAIPVLALVPLLASQGRPAAGQSSAKLWLALGALVAIVLGGRLLMRPLLRWIARSGTPEIFTAASLLLVLSTAMLMQKVGLSMALGAFAAGVLLAESEYRRALEADLEPFKGLLLGMFFIAVGMGLDLAVIWQRPMAVLGLLAALWICKGLVLWMLSRWMDLPRMERPVFVILLAQGGEFGFVVFQLAEQATLLDAAQRSVLVAAVALSLALTPALLAWAQRRAGKETRSSPHALNEQQDSPVIIAGFGRYGQIIGRMLNASGVSATVLDHDADTVESLRRFGWRVFWGDATRLELLRIAGADTAHVLVIAVDDVNHSLKIAEIARQHFPHLTLVARARNVQHYYALRDLGVSLIERETLDSALMSARSVMEKIGWTPHAARQLAWRFRRHSVEQMEQMRPHRGDLDTLIAMSKQGRQQLEDRLAQERRALADGQGGRPWQEPEHPQSDTR; from the coding sequence ATGGAAGCGCATGGCAATTGGTTGATGACGCCCCTGGTGCTGCTGGCCGCCGCCGTGCTGGCCGTGCCCCTGGCGCGTGGGTTGAAGCTGGGCGCGATCCTGGGCTATCTGGTCGCCGGCGTCCTGCTGGGACCGCAGGTGCTGGGACTGATCAGTCATCCGGCCACCGTGCTGGAGATTGGCGAGTTCGGCGTGGTGCTGATGATGTTCCTGGTCGGACTGGAGCTGGAGCCCAAGCGACTGTGGGCGATGCGCCGCCCGATCTTCGGCTGGGGATCGGCCCAGATGCTGGGCTGTGCGGCCCTGCTGCTGGCGCCGGCCTTCTGGCTGGACGCCGACTGGCACGCCGCGGTGATCGCGGCGTTGGGCCTTGCCATGTCGTCCACCGCCGTGGCGCTGTCGACCTTGAATGAGAAAAACCTGGGCGGCACCCGCGCCGGCCAGAGCGTCATCAGCGTGGCGCTGCTGCAGGACATCGCCGCCATCCCGGTGCTGGCGCTGGTGCCGCTGCTGGCCTCGCAAGGACGCCCCGCAGCAGGTCAGTCCAGCGCGAAGCTCTGGCTGGCGCTGGGCGCGCTGGTGGCGATCGTGCTGGGCGGGCGGCTGCTGATGCGCCCCCTGCTGCGGTGGATCGCCCGCAGCGGCACGCCGGAGATTTTCACCGCCGCTTCGCTGCTGCTGGTGCTGAGCACCGCGATGTTGATGCAGAAGGTGGGCCTGTCGATGGCGCTGGGCGCCTTTGCCGCCGGGGTGCTGCTCGCCGAAAGCGAATATCGCCGTGCGCTGGAGGCCGACCTGGAGCCGTTCAAGGGCCTGCTGCTGGGCATGTTCTTCATCGCCGTCGGCATGGGCCTGGATCTGGCTGTGATCTGGCAGCGTCCCATGGCGGTGCTGGGCTTGCTGGCCGCGCTGTGGATCTGCAAGGGACTGGTGCTGTGGATGCTGTCCCGATGGATGGACCTGCCCCGGATGGAACGGCCGGTCTTCGTGATCCTGCTGGCGCAGGGCGGGGAATTCGGCTTCGTCGTCTTCCAATTGGCCGAGCAGGCCACGCTGCTGGATGCGGCGCAGCGCTCGGTGCTGGTGGCGGCGGTGGCGCTGTCGCTGGCCCTGACGCCGGCCCTGCTGGCCTGGGCACAGCGGCGCGCCGGCAAGGAGACCCGCAGCTCGCCGCATGCGTTGAACGAGCAGCAGGACTCGCCGGTGATCATTGCGGGCTTCGGCCGCTACGGTCAGATCATCGGCCGGATGCTGAACGCCAGCGGCGTCTCGGCCACGGTGCTGGACCATGACGCGGACACGGTGGAATCGCTGCGTCGCTTCGGCTGGCGGGTGTTCTGGGGCGATGCCACGCGGCTGGAGCTGCTGCGCATCGCCGGTGCCGACACCGCCCATGTGCTGGTCATCGCGGTGGACGATGTGAACCACAGCCTCAAGATCGCCGAGATCGCCCGGCAGCATTTCCCCCATCTGACGCTCGTCGCCCGCGCCCGCAATGTGCAGCATTACTACGCGCTGCGGGACCTGGGCGTGAGCTTGATCGAGCGCGAGACGCTGGACTCCGCGCTGATGAGCGCCCGCAGCGTGATGGAGAAGATCGGCTGGACGCCGCATGCGGCGCGCCAGCTGGCGTGGCGTTTCCGTCGGCACAGCGTCGAGCAGATGGAACAGATGCGTCCGCACCGGGGCGATCTGGACACGCTGATCGCCATGTCCAAGCAAGGGCGCCAGCAGTTGGAGGATCGGCTGGCGCAGGAGCGGCGCGCGCTGGCGGATGGCCAGGGGGGACGGCCCTGGCAGGAACCGGAACATCCCCAGTCCGACACCCGTTGA
- the flgB gene encoding flagellar basal body rod protein FlgB yields the protein MMNRLTDAMDFQSQALTLRAERQRLLASNIANADTPGYQSRDMNFAQALRQATSDVQPAGTLSNQTLTQRTANALQSSLSAMTSMDSNTVDMDRERASFADNTVKYEASLRFLNGSIRTMMDAMKSPNAA from the coding sequence ATGATGAATCGACTCACCGACGCGATGGATTTCCAGTCCCAGGCCCTGACCCTGCGGGCGGAGCGTCAGCGCCTGCTGGCCAGCAACATCGCCAATGCGGACACCCCGGGCTATCAGTCCCGCGACATGAACTTCGCCCAGGCCCTGCGCCAGGCCACGTCGGATGTGCAGCCCGCCGGCACCCTGAGCAACCAGACACTGACCCAGCGCACCGCCAACGCGCTGCAAAGCTCGCTCAGCGCGATGACCAGCATGGACAGCAACACGGTGGACATGGACCGGGAGCGCGCCAGCTTCGCCGACAACACCGTCAAGTACGAGGCGTCGCTGCGATTCCTGAACGGCAGCATCCGCACCATGATGGATGCGATGAAGTCGCCCAACGCGGCCTGA
- the flgG gene encoding flagellar basal-body rod protein FlgG, translated as MLRSLWTAKTGMETQQTQLDVISHNLANVSTNGYKKSHAVFEDLMYQTLRQPGANNTEQTTLPTGLQIGLGARAVATSRSHSQGSLQQTSNYLDVAVKGNGFFQIQMTDGTTAYTRDGSFQLDANGQLVTNNGLTVLPGIIVPADAKSLTIGADGTVSVTTAGNAAPTTLGQLQLANFINPPGLESLGGNLYAESVASGTPQTGAPGTNSLGTVQQGFVETSNVNVVEELVQMIQTQRAYEMNSKAIQTTDQMLQKLSQI; from the coding sequence ATGCTTCGTTCCCTGTGGACCGCCAAGACCGGCATGGAGACCCAGCAGACCCAGCTGGACGTCATCTCCCACAACCTGGCCAACGTCTCGACCAACGGCTACAAGAAGTCGCATGCGGTGTTCGAGGATCTGATGTATCAGACCCTGCGCCAGCCCGGCGCCAACAACACCGAGCAGACCACCCTGCCCACCGGCTTGCAGATCGGCCTGGGCGCGCGGGCGGTGGCGACCTCGCGCAGCCATTCCCAGGGCAGCCTGCAGCAGACCTCCAACTACCTGGACGTGGCGGTGAAGGGCAACGGCTTCTTCCAGATCCAGATGACCGACGGCACCACCGCCTACACCCGCGATGGCAGCTTCCAGCTCGATGCCAACGGTCAGCTGGTCACCAACAACGGCCTGACGGTGCTGCCCGGCATCATCGTGCCGGCGGATGCGAAGTCCCTGACCATCGGCGCCGACGGCACAGTGAGCGTGACCACCGCGGGCAACGCCGCACCCACCACCCTGGGCCAACTGCAACTGGCCAACTTCATCAACCCGCCGGGACTGGAGTCGCTGGGCGGCAACCTGTATGCGGAAAGCGTGGCCTCGGGCACGCCGCAGACCGGCGCGCCCGGCACCAACAGCCTGGGCACGGTGCAGCAGGGCTTCGTGGAAACCTCCAACGTCAATGTGGTGGAGGAGCTGGTGCAGATGATCCAGACCCAGCGCGCCTATGAAATGAACTCCAAGGCCATCCAGACCACCGACCAGATGCTGCAGAAGCTGTCGCAGATCTGA
- a CDS encoding flagellar basal body L-ring protein FlgH: MPSHRSLFRLVAGRAALDAAGRTLHPDDTAPNAASHAASNAVSRVARLSLRLGLVPAAAVLLSACAPLYPQPHVDMQPAPVVKMPEPIPASANNGAIYQNANYRPLFEDHRARLVGDIVTVQITEKVSATQKSSSELNKTGAVGASVTAIPGIAANSFANGRAELTGSSSNKNTGKGTNENSNDFSGTITAVVTGVLPNGHLLISGEKQVGVNQNVDVLRFYGQVDPQSIRNGNTVPSTSIANVRVEQRGRGATADAHGIGWLSRFFLNLSPI, translated from the coding sequence ATGCCATCGCATCGTTCGCTGTTCCGTCTGGTGGCCGGTCGTGCCGCCCTCGATGCCGCAGGTCGCACGCTCCACCCGGACGACACCGCACCCAATGCGGCCTCCCACGCCGCTTCCAACGCGGTCAGCCGCGTCGCCCGCCTTTCCTTGCGCCTGGGCCTGGTGCCCGCAGCCGCCGTGCTGCTGAGCGCCTGCGCGCCGCTCTACCCGCAGCCGCATGTGGACATGCAGCCCGCGCCGGTGGTGAAGATGCCGGAACCGATCCCGGCCTCCGCCAACAACGGCGCCATCTACCAGAACGCCAACTACCGACCCTTGTTCGAGGATCACCGCGCCCGGCTGGTGGGTGACATCGTCACGGTGCAGATCACCGAAAAGGTCAGCGCCACCCAGAAGTCCAGCTCGGAGCTGAACAAGACCGGCGCCGTCGGGGCTTCGGTGACCGCGATTCCGGGCATTGCCGCCAACTCCTTTGCCAACGGGCGCGCTGAATTGACCGGTTCGTCGTCCAACAAGAACACCGGCAAGGGCACCAACGAGAACAGCAACGACTTCTCCGGCACGATCACCGCGGTGGTGACCGGGGTGCTGCCCAACGGGCACCTGCTGATCTCCGGCGAGAAACAGGTCGGCGTGAACCAGAACGTGGACGTGCTGCGCTTCTACGGGCAAGTGGACCCGCAGTCCATCCGCAACGGCAACACCGTGCCGTCGACCTCCATCGCCAATGTGCGGGTGGAACAGCGCGGTCGTGGCGCCACCGCCGATGCCCATGGAATTGGCTGGCTATCCCGCTTCTTCTTGAACCTTTCGCCGATTTAA